From a region of the Etheostoma cragini isolate CJK2018 chromosome 20, CSU_Ecrag_1.0, whole genome shotgun sequence genome:
- the cx35.4 gene encoding connexin 35.4: MDWKTFQALLSGVNKYSTAFGRIWLSVVFVFRVMVYVVAAERVWGDEQKDFDCNTKQPGCANVCYDHYFPISHIRLWALQLIFVTCPSFMVVMHVAYRDDRERKYKARYGDNTKLYNNTGKKHGGLWWTYLISLFVKTGIEVAFLYILHHIYNSFYLPRLVKCSVSPCPNVVDCYIGHPTEKKVFSYFMVGASALCIVLNICEIIYLVSKRIVRIANKIKRPNRANTVRQNDYNDEPFDSCIDTMPTRSQKEKPPSFRSAVMSSHRPSGLKLEEKIRASAPNLSIS, from the coding sequence ATGGACTGGAAGACCTTCCAAGCCCTCCTCAGTGGGGTCAACAAATACTCCACAGCGTTCGGACGTATTTGGTTGTCTGTGGTGTTTGTGTTCAGGGTGATGGTTTACGTGGTGGCAGCGGAGCGGGTGTGGGGTGACGAGCAGAAGGACTTTGACTGTAACACCAAGCAGCCTGGCTGCGCCAACGTCTGCTACGACCACTACTTTCCCATCTCCCATATCCGCCTGTGGGCCCTGCAGCTCATCTTTGTCACCTGCCCGTCCTTCATGGTGGTCATGCACGTGGCTTACCGTGATGACCGCGAGCGCAAGTACAAAGCAAGGTATGGAGACAATACCAAGCTGTACAACAACACGGGCAAGAAACACGGGGGCTTGTGGTGGACCTATCTGATCAGCCTCTTCGTAAAGACAGGCATCGAGGTCGCCTTCCTCTACATCCTCCACCACATCTACAACAGCTTCTACCTGCCGAGGCTGGTCAAGTGCAGTGTGTCACCCTGCCCCAACGTGGTAGACTGCTACATCGGCCACCCCACCGAGAAGAAGGTCTTCAGCTACTTCATGGTCGGAGCGTCGGCCCTTTGCATTGTCCTGAACATCTGCGAGATCATTTATCTTGTCTCCAAGCGGATCGTGCGAATCGCAAACAAGATCAAAAGGCCCAATCGTGCCAACACTGTGCGTCAAAACGACTACAATGATGAGCCCTTTGACAGCTGCATCGACACCATGCCAACGCGGAGCCAAAAGGAAAAGCCTCCATCCTTTAGAAGTGCAGTCATGTCTTCACACAGGCCGTCTGGACTCAAACTTGAAGAGAAGATACGAGCCTCTGCTCCCAATCTGTCAATTTCGTGA
- the LOC117935702 gene encoding gap junction beta-4 protein-like produces MNWAFLQSLLSGVNKYSTAFGRVWLSIVFLFRVMVFVVAAEKVWGDEQKDFKCNTAQPGCHNVCYDHFFPVSHVRLWALQLIFVTCPSLLVVMHVAYRDDRERKHRLKYGENCHRLYVNTAKKRGGLWWTYVLTLVFKIAVDAIFVYLVYHIYEGYDFPSLIKCEQVPCPNKVDCFIARPTEKRIFTIFMVVTSLVCILLSIFEIVYLVGKKCSECVISSHNPRHTMTNTMSSGSNLMESDTLKVPGKTTLETPAPSYSLVTS; encoded by the coding sequence ATGAACTGGGCATTCCTCCAGAGCCTCCTCAGTGGGGTGAACAAGTACTCCACAGCTTTTGGCCGAGTGTGGCTCTCTATTGTGTTCCTCTTCAGGGTCATGGTGTTCGTGGTGGCAGCAGAGAAGGTATGGGGTGACGAACAGAAAGACTTCAAATGCAACACGGCTCAACCAGGGTGCCATAATGTCTGCTATGACCACTTCTTCCCCGTCTCCCATGTCCGGCTGTGGGCCCTGCAGCTCATCTTTGTCACTTGCCCCTCTCTGCTGGTGGTGATGCATGTAGCCTACAGGGACGACAGGGAAAGGAAACATCGGCTTAAGTATGGCGAGAATTGTCACCGTCTCTATGTGAACACGGCCAAGAAGCGCGGAGGCCTGTGGTGGACCTACGTCCTCACTTTAGTCTTTAAAATAGCTGTGGACGCCATCTTCGTCTACCTCGTGTACCACATCTACGAAGGCTACGACTTCCCTTCGCTCATCAAGTGTGAACAGGTGCCATGTCCCAACAAGGTGGACTGCTTCATCGCTCGGCCCACTGAGAAACGCATCTTCACCATCTTCATGGTGGTCACCAGCCTGGTCTGCATTCTCCTCTCTATTTTCGAAATCGTCTACCTGGTTGGTAAAAAATGCAGTGAATGTGTCATCTCGTCACATAACCCTCGCCACACCATGACCAACACGATGTCCAGTGGAAGCAACCTGATGGAGTCAGACACTCTAAAGGTGCCTGGCAAAACCACCCTTGAAACGCCTGCTCCTTCATACAGCCTTGTCACATCTTGA
- the ppie gene encoding peptidyl-prolyl cis-trans isomerase E, with protein MAANKRVLYVGGLAEEVDEKVLHAAFIPFGDITDIQIPLDYETEKHRGFAFIEFELGEDAAAAIDNMNESELFGRTIRVNTAKPMRIKEGSSRPVWSDDDWLKKFSGKTTEEAEGEAAAGETTNTATEEAEPPTKKGRVNPQVYMDIKIGNKAAGRLRFLLRADIVPMTAENFRCLCTHEKGFGFKGSSFHRIIPQFMCQGGDFTNHNGTGGKSIYGRKFDDENFVLKHTAPGQLSMANSGPNTNGSQFFITNDKTDWLDGKHVVFGDLVEGMDVLRAMEAQGNKDGKPKQKVIISDCGEYV; from the exons ATGGCGGCAAACAAACGAGTGCTGTATGTTG GTGGCCTGGCAGAGGAGGTGGACGAGAAGGTGTTACATGCAGCTTTTATTCCGTTTGGAGACATCACTGACATCCAGATACCGTTAGACTATGAAACAG aAAAGCACAGAGGATTTGCGTTTATTGAGTTTGAATTGGGAGAG GATGCTGCAGCAGCTATTGACAACATG AATGAGTCTGAGCTTTTTGGACGGACAATCCGAGTCAACACCGCCAAGCCCATGAGAATCAAGGAAGGTTCTTCTCGTCCAG TGTGGTCGGACGATGACTGGCTGAAGAAGTTTTCAGGAAAGACCACTGAGGAGGCTGAGGGGGAAGCAGCGGCTGGAGAGACAACCAACACCGCAACAGAGGAG GCTGAGCCCCCGACTAAAAAGGGAAGAGTTAATCCTCAGGTCTACATGGACATCAAGATTGGAAACAAGGCAGCAGGGAGACTACGCTTCCTCCTTCGGGCTGACATTGTTCCCAtgacagcag AGAATTTCCGCTGCCTGTGCACACATGAGAAAGGATTTGGCTTTAAGGGCAGCAGCTTTCATCGCATTATCCCTCAGTTTATGTGCCAAGGAGGTGACTTCACCAACCACAATGGCACTGGTGGCAAATCCATCTACGGTCGGAAGTTTGATGATGAAAACTTTGTCCTCAAGCACACCGCGCCAG GGCAGCTCTCCATGGCCAACTCCGGGCCAAACACTAATGGCTCTCAGTTCTTCATCACTAATGACAAAACAGACTGGCTGGATGGCAAACATGTGGTGTTTGGAGATCTGGTGGAGGGGATGGATGTGCTCCGTGCAATGGAG gCTCAGGGAAATAAAGACGGCAAGCCCAAGCAGAAAGTCATCATCTCTGACTGTGGAGAATATGTTTGA